In Pseudoxanthomonas indica, the following are encoded in one genomic region:
- a CDS encoding glycoside hydrolase family 108 protein codes for MTDSFPTFINRLLSHEGGFTDDRRDPGNWTGGAVGVGQLKGTKFGIAANTYPQIDIRNLTRDQAVAIYRRDFWDRAQCSKLPNAVAFQLLDGAVNSGIAQASRWLQRAVGAADDGFIGPATLKAVREADANDLVLRFNAARIDFMTRLKNWPVHGAGWMRRIASNLRFASEDN; via the coding sequence GTGACCGATTCCTTTCCCACCTTCATCAACCGGCTGCTCTCGCACGAAGGGGGCTTCACCGATGATCGCCGTGATCCGGGCAACTGGACGGGCGGAGCCGTTGGCGTCGGTCAGCTCAAGGGAACCAAATTCGGCATCGCTGCCAACACGTATCCGCAGATCGACATCCGCAATCTGACGCGCGACCAGGCAGTGGCTATCTATCGGCGTGACTTCTGGGACCGGGCTCAGTGTTCCAAGCTGCCGAACGCCGTGGCGTTCCAACTTCTGGATGGGGCGGTCAACAGCGGCATCGCCCAGGCATCCCGTTGGCTGCAACGGGCCGTTGGCGCAGCTGACGATGGGTTCATCGGGCCGGCTACCCTCAAGGCTGTCCGGGAGGCGGATGCCAACGACTTGGTACTTCGCTTCAACGCAGCGCGTATCGATTTTATGACCCGGTTAAAGAACTGGCCTGTCCATGGCGCTGGCTGGATGCGCCGGATTGCCAGCAACCTTCGATTTGCTTCCGAGGACAACTGA